TACTGGCCTCAGCTTGTATGTCACTCATGTTTCCAACAATCTATGGTCTCGGTATGCAAAAATTGAGTGATGATGCCAAAATTGGGGGTTCGGGCTTGATTATGGCAATTCTAGGTGGAGCGGTACTAACAGGTATTCAGGGAGTTGTGTCTGATAAAACAGGGAGCATCCATTTTTCATTTTATGTACCATTGTTATGTTTTTTGGTCGTGGCCCTGTATGCGTGGGTTCAAAAAAGCCTACAGCAAAAGATAGTATCACCGTAAGAAATAGATGAAGCAATAAAATGGGAAAAGAACATTATGTCATAGGAATCGATTTCGGGACGGCATCAGTACGTGCTTTGTTGGTAAATGCGCTTACAGGTGAAGAAATTGCAGTTTCGGAATTTGAATATCCAAGGTGGAAAAAAGGAATGTATTGCGACCCTTCCAAAAATCAGTTTAGACAACATCCTTTGGATTATCTGGAAGGATTGGAACATACCTTGAGAGATGTGGTCCAAAAAGGAGGTAAGGACATAGCGGAAAATGTCAAGGCCATTTCAGTGGATACAACAGGATCTACTCCAGTTGCCGTTGATGAAACTGGAATGCCTTTGGCATTGAAGGAAGAGTTTACCGAAAACCCAAATGCCATGTTCTTCCTGTGGAAAGATCATACCGCAATACAAGAAGCAGAGGAAATCAATCAAAATGCTAAAAAATTCAAACAGGATTACTTAAAATATTCGGGAGGTATGTATTCCTCAGAATGGTTTTGGGCAAAACTGTTGTATGCGCTTAGACATGATGAAGCCGTAGCCAAAGCATGTCGTTCATGGGTGGAACATTGCGATTGGATACCGTTTCTATTGACAGGAGGAAAGGATGTAAAAAAAATAAAGAGAGGAGTATGTGCTGCCGGACATAAAGCGTTATGGGCAGAAGAGCATGGAGGTTTGCCTGAAGCAGCCTTTTTTCTAAAATTTGATTCTGCCTTGGGCAAGCTAGACCACCCACTTTTTACGAAAACCTTCTCTACAGATAGCATAGCTGGAGATTTATGTCCCGAATGGGCAAAAAAGCTGGGTCTCTCAACCAATGTATCCGTAGGTATTGGAATATTGGACGCCCATGCGGGTTCCGTTGGTGGGCAAATAGCGCCATATTACTTGAGCAAGGTCATCGGTACGTCTACATGTGATATGTTGGTTGCCCCAATATCGGATAAACTCAAGGTGATACAAGGTATCTCTGGACAGGTAACAGGTTCAATAATCCCTGGAATGATAGGATTGGAAGCAGGACAGTCCGCTTTTGGGGATGCTTATGCTTGGTTCGAAAAATTATTGACAGAAACAGTACGCACAGCTATAGAAGAAAGTGCTGTTGATGTAGAAGCGAAAACAGTATTACTAAAAGAAATCGATTCAAATATTTTAAATAGACTGGGCAAACAAGCTGCCAAATTACCCATTGATGTACATTCCGAACTTGCCGTAGACTGGTTTAACGGAAGACGGACTCCAAACGTCAATCCATATGTTAAAGGTGCCTTTCTCAATCTTGACCTCGGCAGTAATGCAGCGAGCATGTACGGGGCATTGGTAGAGGCCACATGTTTTGGGTCAAAACAAATTGTAGATCATTTTGTAGCCAATGGTATCCCGTTAAAAGGAATCATCGCTTTGGGGGGAGTGGCCAGAAAATCGGATTACGTCATGCAGACCATGGCAGATGTACTCGGCCTCACCATCAAAGTGCATAAATCAGAACAAACCTGTGCTACTGGAGCGGCCATGTTTGCCTCCGTAATTGCTGGCATACATTCCAATGTCGAAGAAGCCATGCGAGTTATGGGGCAAGGTTTTGATGCTGTATATCAACCCAACAAAAAGAATACTGAGCTATATAGTAAACGCTACACAATGTACAGGACTACAGGTGATTTCTTGGAGAAGAAGATCAACTGATTGACCTTGAAAACCAAAAAGTATGAAGGTCAGTGGATATATATTAAATGGTCTGGGAACAGGAGACTGAGCGTAGTCGAAGCTGCTATTGATAGGCAAACGGTTCCCGATTACGATTGAATCGATACTGATTCGATTTTCAATCAATAGCTATTGAATGATCTTTATAAATTCGGTACATTCGTTGGAGCTACTAGAATATTTACATGATTTCAATAACTAAATGTATCAAAAATGGGAAACGGCAGAATATGCAAGCTCGTTTTCGTAGTATTTGTAGTAGCGTCCATCAACCTATCCTGCAATACACGGGAAGAAGAAAAAAACACTGATCAAGAGAGCCACACCAATTTCATAGTCATCTTTGCGGATGATTTGGGATATGGTGACTTAGGCTGTTATGGAAACCCATCTATTAAAACCCCAAACTTGGACAGATTGGCTCACGAAGGTCAAAAATGGACAAATTTCTATGTATCGGCAAATGTTTGTTCGCCTTCCAGAGCTTCTCTGCTTACAGGAAGGTTGCCCATACGAAATGGGGTATACTCGCAAACGCGAAGGGTATTTTTTCCTGATTCCGAAACAGGGCTTCCCCAAAGCGAAATTACAATAGCTGAATTGTTAAAAACAAAGCAGTACAATACAGCATGTATTGGAAAATGGCATTTAGGACATAATGATGGGTATCTGCCCACCGATCAGGGGTTCGATTATTTTTATGGACTGCCCTACAGTAACGATATGGATCGTGTTGCAGATATAGGTCATGGAAATGCATCTTTGAATCCAAAAGTGGAGTACTTCAATGTTCCGTTGATGAAAAACAAAGAAATTATAGAGCGGCCTGCGGATCAGTATACCATAACCAAAAGATATACGGAGGAGTCCGTAAAATTTATCAAGGAAAATACCGATAAACCATTTTTCCTATACTTGGCCCATTCCATGCCACATGTTCCTCTTTTTGCGTCCCAAGATTTTCAAGGCAAAAGTAAAAGGGGGTTATATGGCGATGTAGTGGAAGAAATCGATTGGAGTGTTGGAAACATTATAGAGACCTTGAAGGAAACCGGGTTGGATGAAAATACCTTGGTAGTTTTCACTTCGGATAATGGTCCTTGGGCCATCATGAACGATCACGGTGGTAGTGCAGGAATGTTATATGGGGCAAAAGGGACCAGTTATGAAGGCGGGGTTAGGGAACCTGCAATTTTCTGGGGACCAGAATTGGTGAAACCAGAAGTGGTCTCCAAAATGGGAAGTACCATGGATTTATTGCCGACATTCATGAATTTGGCTGACATTCAATTACCAACAGACAGAGTATATGATGGATTCGATATCACACCGGTTTTGAAGGGCGAAGATGAAAATCCAAGAAATGAACATCTCTATTATCACGGTACTATTCTATTTGCCGCAAGAAAAGGCGATTACAAAAAGTATTATTATAAAAACAACCCAATGGGTTATCCAGAACGAATGGAAAAATTGGATATGCCCGAATTGTACAATGTGCAGACAGACCCTTCCGAACGGTTCAATGTTGCCAAAGATTTCCCTGAAATCCTATCGGAAATCGATAAGATGGTCGATACCCACATGGCGACCGTCATCAAGCCCGAAAGCGAACTGGATAAATTTCCTAGAAAGAACAGACCATTTTGAAATCCTTGAAAGTAAATGGAATAGTATAAAAATGAAAAATCGTCATTTTTATACGATAATAATGTTAAAGTGATATATTTAAACGTTTAAGCATTGTTTAAATAGGATTTTTATGTTAGGTTTGTGTTAATAGTTTAAATTTTTTTAAAATATTACTTAAACGTTTAAGTAAAATACTACAAGCACACTGTTTTAACTAAACCAAAACAACATGAAGCATACTTACGAAAAGATAAGTGCCCATTCACGCTGGCTACCTTATCCTAAAAATTACTTCGCTTTTTGGGCTGTTTTCTTTCTCTTTGCAGGAACAATTTATGCATCGCCCATTGCGTTTTCGCCCCTAATTCCAAAAATGGAGCTACAACAAACAGTAATGGGAACCGTAACGGACCAGAACAATGTTCCATTGCCGGGTGTTACAATATTGGTTAAGGGAACTACATCTGGAACTGTATCTGATATTGATGGAAAATATACAATAGATACAGCTTCTGATGGTGTTCTTGCTTTTTCATACATAGGGTTTCGCAGTATTGAAGTGCCTGTTAGGGGGCAGTCGGTTATCGATGTAACCTTAGAAGAAGATCTTGAAAATTTGGATGAGGTCGTTATAATCGGATATGGTTCGGTCAAGAAAAGTGACTTGACAGGTTCCGTGTCTTCCTTAAGTGATGAAAGCTTCAATACGGGGGCACAGGTGTCCGTGGAGCAATTGATACAGGGGAGGGCTGCAGGTGTTCAGATAACTCAGGCAAATGCGCAGCCAGGTGGAGCATTTTCCATCCGGATTCGTGGTGCAACTTCCATCACGGCAGGAAATGAACCCTTGTTTGTTATTGATGGTTTGCCAAGTCAGCCGCAAAATGCCATCAACCCTGGTGATATTGAATCTATAGAAATTCTTAAGGACGCGTCCGCCACAGCAATTTACGGTTCGCGAGGAGCAAATGGAGTAGTATTGATTACTACTAAACAAGGTAAGGCTGGAAAGCTTCGGGTCGATTATGAAACCTATGCTGGTTTTCAAGAGGTTGAAAACCGATTGGATCTCTTAAACACCCAAGAATACATTTCCTTTATCAATGGCATTCGTGCAGACCAAGGCCAAGAACCTCAGTTTTCCCCTGAGGATATTACGGCAATCGGCGCAGGAACAGACTGGCAAGATGCTATTTTTAGGTCCGCTTTCGTACAAAACCATCAATTTTCGGTGTCTGGGGGGTCTGAACAGACCAAGTTTTATACTTCCTTAAACTATTTTGACCAAGACGGTGTCGTTATAAGTTCGGGAATAAAACGCTACACAGGGAGAGTAAACATCAATCATACTGGAGACAGATTCAATTTTGGCGTCAATCTGAACACTTCCGTAGTTGTTAGTGACAATGTACCTTTGGGCAATGGTATAAATATTGGTGCAGGAACAATCGGTACGGCGCTCCAATTTGATCCTACTTTGGCCATTTTTGACGAAAACGGGGACTATGTACAATCACCAAACCTTGATTTAAACAATCCAGTTGCATTAGCAGAAACCATAGAGCCAAGGTCAGAAACGGATAGGACCTTTGGAACCTTCTTTGCCGAGTACGAATTTTTTAAAGGGTTTTCGGCCAAGGCCAATTTTGGTGTAAATCGGAGAAATATTAGATCAGATTTCTATGCTGCTCCGGTTACCAAGCGTGGACAATTAGGCAATGGATCGGCAAGTATCAATCACGCAAGGAATACAAGTTATCTAGCTGAACTAACGGCGAGTTATGATAAAACTTTTGGTGAAGATCATTCCTTAAATGCTTTAGCAGGCATATCCTATCAAGAATTTAATTTTCAGGGTTTTAATGCTGGGAGTCAAAACTTCCCTACCGATCAGTTTGGTACTGATAACTTGGGTGCTGGCGACTTGGAAACCTATACTGTTGGTTCAAGCAGAAATAAAAATCAATTGTTATCTTATATTGGTCGCGCCAACTATATTTATAAAGACCGTTATCTAGTTACCGCTACCGTTCGTGCCGATGGTTCTTCACGTTTTGGAGAGGACAACAAATACGGCTATTTTCCTTCAGTTGCCTTAGGATGGAAAATGAACAACGAATCGTTTCTACAAAATGCAACGGCTATATCGAATCTCAAGCTTAGGGTCAGTTATGGTATTACAGGTAATCAAGAGATAGGGAATTATACTTCATTGGTATTGTTGGGGACCTCTGGTGATGCCGTTTTCGATGGAGAACGATTCACGAGTATAGCTCCCTCAAATCTTGCCAATCCCGATCTAAGATGGGAGGAGACGGCACAATTCAATGTAGGTTTGGATTTTGGACTGTTCAACAATCGGATTTCGGGAACTTTGGATTATTATACCAAGGAAACCTCCGACCTGTTGTTGAACCTGCCCATTCCACTTACCACTGGTTTTGGTTTTACCCAGGAAAATGTTGGAGATACCAGTAACCGTGGGTTTGAAGTGCTTTTGGAAACACAGAACATAGTAGGTGATTTCAACTGGACAAGCACCTTCAATTTTGCTACCGTAAGGAATGAGGTGACCAATTTGGGGGAATTACCCTTTATTTTACAGGGAAACCTTAGGTTTCTGAATGATTTTACCATACTAAGGGAAGGAGACCCGTTAAATTCATATTGGGGTTACCGGACCGAAGGTATTTTTCAAAATCAGGAAGAAATAGATGCTTCGGCGCAACCGGGTGCAAGCCCAGGAGACCTCAAATTTGTCGATACTAACGAGGATGGATCCATTGATCCGGAGGATCGCGTTATTTTGGGGAATCCCTTTCCTAGTTTTACATTGGGTTTAAACAATTCATTTTCCTATAAGGGCTTTACCTTGGACTTTTTCTTTGAAGGCGTCTTTGGCAATGAACTTTTAAACTTTACACGGGTAGATTCTGAAAGTCCATTTTCATTACTCCGTAACAGACAGAGTTTTGTACAGGACAGATGGACCCCCGATAATACTGATAGCCAAAATCCTTCTTTTCTGACTTCATTGGGTGGACGCGCCGTTAACGACAGGGTCGTTGAAGATGGTTCTTACATCCGCTTACGTAATCTAAGGATAGGCTATACCTTCCCCAATGGAAGCATAAAGGGCATAGAGCGTTTGGGCATTTTCGCTAATGCGCAAAACGTATTCACGATTACGGATTACAGCGGATTTAACCCAGATGTAAGTTCATTTGGAACATCCAACTTACGGTTGGATTATAACGCATATCCTCTTGCACGAATAATAACATTAGGATTTAATATTGGATTTTAATAAAAAAAGATAGACTCATGATACTCAAAAGAAAATACTACTTTTTTATAGTAAGCTTGTTCTTTCTATTACCTAGTTGTGAAGGACCTTTAGAAGAAGAAACATTCACACAATTGGGGCCTTCCAATTTTTATGAAACCGCAGAGGATGCCGAAGCCTTATTGAACTCTGTCTATGCAAATGCAAGAGGATATCGAGATGTATTGAGGGATTACCTGACTTTTGGCGAAATGACCACCGATTTGATGATTTCTCGACAAGGAGCGATTAACGCCAACACACAACCTATAGAAGATTTTCTGTTCCCGGAAGACCATCCATGGCTTTTAAGCCTTTGGGCCAAATTTTATAGTTCCATTTTTAGGGCAAATACGGTGTTGGAACAAGTTCCAAATATTGATATGGATGAAACCCGGCGGACTCAGATAGTTGCCGAGGCACGATTTTTAAGAGTATTCAGTTATTATACGTTACACGATCTTTTTGGAACCGTTCCTTTAATATTGACGAGTGAGACCACAGCTTCGGATAGGCCCAGCAGGGCAACCCGTGAGGAGTTTGATACATTTATGATAACTGAATTTACAGAAGTTGCGACCATTTTGCCCCCAACGCAGGAACAGTATGGCCGTGCTACCAGAGGTGCCGCATTGGGTTTATTGGCAAAATACCATTTGAATCAGAAATCTTGGCAAGAAGCTGCCGATACTGCTTTGGAAGTAATGGATTTAGGTGTTTACGGTATTTTTGCTCAAGGTAATAGAGCGGAACTCTTTGCCTTGGCCAATCAACGATCCAATGAGTTTATCTGGGTGTTTCCTTTTCCGGATGTACCCACAGGAGATTTGGGCAATACCTATCTCAGTCATGCAGCCCCCCCGGGATATCAATTTGAATTTCCGCCAAAAGTAAACTTTGCCGCCCAGTTCAAATTACTGTCAAGTTTTGTAGATTCTTTTGCTGGGGAAGACGAACGTTTGGATGCCATTTTGTTCGAGTATACCAATGGAGGTGGCAATTTGGTACAACTTGGGAACGATGACAAACGTAGTTTTAAATACCGTGAGGACCCCAATGGTATTGGAGATGTAAGCGGAAACGATTTCCCCATTCTTCGCTATGCCGATATTTTGATGTCCAGAGCAGAGGCCTTGAACGAATTGCAAGGTCCCAATCAGGAATCGATTGAGCTAATTAATCAAATTCGGACTGCTGCAGGTTTGGAGGCTATCAGTTTGGCAGACTTTGCTTCAAAAGAAGCGCTGCGTGATCAAATCTTATTGGAACGAAGCTGGGAATTCCATACTGAAGGATTACGTCGTCAAGACCTTATCAGACATGGCAAATTTATTCAACTGGCACAAAGCAGAGGAAAGGCGGCACAAGATTATCAAGTGTTATTTCCTTTGCCCCAAACAGAAATCGATAAAAATCCGAACCTAGAACAAAATCCTGGATATTAGCTTGAAATTAACAATAGATTTAATTTTTAGAAACTACGTTTACATTTATTGAATTGGTCATACAAGGCTTTACCTGTAGAAAGAATATGAAACATATCATCAAAACAATAGCATCAGTGACAAGTTTAAACTTCATTTTACTTTTATTGATTTGTTCGATTGGAATGTCACAAACTAAAAGGCCCAATGTAATTATCATCAATGCTGATGATTTGGGGTATGGAGATATTGGCATACAGGGAGCGACCAAAGTAAAGACCCCCACTATAGACCGCTTAGCTTCGGAGGGTAGGCGATTTACTGATTTTCATTCCGCTTCTGCTGTGTGTTCCCCTTCGAGGTATGCACTGCTAACAGGACAGTATCCTGCCAAACAGAATTTTTGGAGTCCCATATTCTTAAAGACACCTTTACAAGTAGATGCAAAGCGTATGACTTTGGGGAGTCTTATGAAAAAAGCGGACTATCAGACAGCTGTCATAGGGAAATGGCATCTGGGATTTGGCAACGAACAGCCCATAGATTGGAATAAACCCTTGAAACCAGGTCCTTTGGAACTTGGGTTTGATTATTATTACGGGGTTCCTGTGCTCAATAGTCATCCTCCTTTTGTATATGTGGAAAATCATAAAGTAGTCGGTCTTGTACCAGATGACCCCATGGTCTATGGAAAAAAAGCGAATACCAGATATTTTGATGAGAAATTTGGCATAGATGAGATGGGAGGTGCACATGAGGCCCATAAACTGTACAAAGACCGTGAGGTAGGAACACATCTAAAAGATAAGGCAGTGGATTGGATAAAAGAGCACAAGGACAATCCTTTTTTCCTCTATTTTGCACCAACCAACATTCATCATCCTTTTACCCCGGCACCAAGATTTATTGGGACTAGTGGTGCAGGACCTTATGGGGATTTTATCCATGAGCTGGATTGGATGGTATCTGAAATTCTAGAAACGCTGGATGAAGAAGGGATTGCGGACAATACACTGGTAATTCTAACAAGTGACAATGGCGGTATGTTGAATAGGGGAGGACAGGTTGCCATGGAAGCCGGCCATTCCTTGAACGGACCTTTGCTCGGTTTTAAGTTTGATGCCTGGGAAGGAGGGCATCGGGTTCCTTTCATTGCTCGTTGGCCCGGTAAGGTACCTGCCGGAACAACATCGGACGAATTGTTGTCAAATGTAGATTTGTTTGCCACTTTGGCAAAAATGATTGGTTACAAACCTAAGAAAGATGAAGGCCCTGACAGTATGGACATGTTAACGGCGTTGACAGGAAACCCAGATAAACCTATTCGGGAACATTTACTCATTTCTCCTTCACGACCTAAAAACCTTGCAATGCGCAAAGGAAAATGGATGTACATATCTGCGCAGGGTGGAGGTGGTTTTGAAGACATCAAACTAGGTGATCACACGTTTGGTGGACCAGCTGCTTTTCCATTTACAGGTCAGGTGAACAGCGATATCGAAAACGGTAAAATCAAGGATGAAGCATCTCCCGCACAATTATATGATTTAGAAGCCGACCCTTATCAAAGCACCAATGTGTACGAAAAATATCCTGATGTTGTAAAGGAAATGGAAGCCCTGATTAAAAAAACCTTGGATGATAAATAGACAGAACATGAGACATTCAGTAAATAACAATAAAATATTTTGGACTGCGATACGAAAGAATACCATAAAAATTGGAGTATTGTTTTTTGTGGTCGTAGCTATACTATCCTGTGAACAAGAGAAAAAGTATATTTCCTATACAGATATGGTCAATCGATTAATAGACCTTCAAGTGTTGGCGAAATTACCCGAAAAAGGAGAAAAAAGTGAAATGTGGTCCAGTTATGATCGTGATAGCAAAATAGATTCGGTAACTGGGGAATTTATTGATTGGGATGCCAATATTGATGGTTTTGAACCACAATATATTAGAAAAGAAGGTGACAATGAGGTGTTGGCAGAAATGACAGGACCGGGAGCCATTGTCAGGATCTGGTCGGCAAGCCCACGTAAGGGAAAGGTTAAAATCTATATTGATGGGAACGAGGAGCCAATGGTCAACGAATCCTTTATTGATTACTTCAAGCCGAGTATTCCAGCTTTTGATTATCCTGAACTGGTCTACGAGACCAATGCCAAGGGGTTTAACAACTATGTGCCAATACCCTATCAAAAAAGTTGTAAAATCGTGGCAGAACCCGGTTGGGGGCAGTACTATCATTTCAATTACATCACTTTTCCTGAAGGTACAGAGCTGGAAGCTTTTGACCCACAGTTGACTGAATCAGGAAAAAATGCACTTAATAATGTGAACACTTTTTTCGCTAAAAATATGGGCGAATACCCTCATGAAAATAGCAGTCTGAAAAATGAAACCAACAAGCTGGAATTAGCGGCGAACGAGAAGAAAACCGCTTTTACTTTAGAAGGAGAAGGAGCCATTGCAGCGATAAAGGCGAAGTTTCATATCGCCGACTCCTCAGAGGTTGCAGAGATCATGCGCAAGACCATTTTGGAGATACGTTGGGATGGAGAAGACCAACCTTCGGTCTGGACACCTTTGGGAGATTTTTTTGGTACGTCACCCGGTTGGAACGAATACCAAACCCTACCCATGGGAATGACCAAAGAATGGGCATACAGCTATTGGTATATGCCCTATGGAGATGGGGCTGAAATAACCTTACAAAATTATTATGATGGTCCCGTATCGGTGACCTTAGAAATAGCACATACCGAGCTTGAAGGCGATATTGATGATTACGGCAGGTTTCACGCCAAATGGCACAGAGATTTGGACCCCGTCGAAGAAGAACGATGGCCAGATTGGGAATTACTTAAAACAAAGGGCCAAGGACGATTTTTAGGTGCTCATCTTTTGGTCTGGAACCCAAAGGGGGGTAGCTCGGATTCGGGTGGACCTGGACATTTTTGGTGGGGCGAAGGGGATGAAAAGTTCTTTGTGGACAACGAGCAGTTTCCATCTACCTTTGGTACGGGAACCGAAGATTATTTTGGCTATGCTTGGTGTAATCCTTCAATTTTTGAACAGGCGTTTCACAGTCAGACCCAAGACAATGACAATATGGGGTATCAACCTATGAACCGCTGGCAGATAACGGATAATATTCCTTTTCAACAATCTTTTGATGGTTATCTTGAAAAGTACTTCCCCAACGAATTGCCCACACAATATAGCACCGTAGTATATTGGTACTTGAACCCAGAAGGAGAAGATGTATTAACTGCAGTAGATGCAAACGAACTTTATGGGTATGAAACGCCATTCGAGGTATTCCGAAAGGATGGTGTTATGGAAGCGGAACAACTTACTGTTGCATCCAATACGGGTGGATGGGTATCGACAGATTTTTGGGCACACGAATCACTTTTTGAGACCGTGAGCGGACATAAAATCATGGTATGGTTTGCTGCAAAGGATAAAGCCAATACCTTGAAAACAACCTTTAACTGGCCTGAAGCAGGGAACTATAAAGTGTATGCAAATCTAGTTCAGCAAGATGATGGAGGAACATTCGATATCAAATTGAACGGTAAAGCTTTGAATCGGTTGGATTTTCGAGCACCCAAAGAACAAAAGCAGACCAAGAGCGTATTACTTGGTGAAGTTCGCCTAGAACTAGGCCAACAAGAGTTAGAGTTTATTTGGTCAGGCGATGGCGAATTTCCCCAGGCCTTACGGTTAGATTATTTGGAACTACAGAAAGTTTAATTAGTTGAGTTAGTTTTTTCAAAAAAGGACCGATTTCCAAGCCAGAAGCAAATAAAAGTATTGTAGCGTATTTTAGTTGTTTTCAAAATATTTGGCAAATTTGAATAGCTTGGTTATCGGTCTTTTATCTTATCTTTTCTAATTTCCCAAGATTTGCCCGGTTCTTTTTATTGGGATTATTTACTGGACACTAATTACACAAATTAACAGGAATTTCTCGGAGATTTTTTTTGGATTTGGTGCTTGGAATTTTAGTGGCTCTTGGGCTTGCCTGGAGGAGATTTACTTTTGATTCTTGATAGCTTCACTTGCTCCAATAGGCATAATTCGCATTTACGATATTGATCAAAGGCACTGTTTTATTACTTTCTGGCAATAGCCACCATATCTCTGGATTTGGGCTTGGCATTTCATTTTTCTTTTGATTACTCATAAACAAATCGGATAATCGAATGAATTAACAGGTGTTTTCAAAAGAGACAATTAGGTTTGTATAGCGAAACAGATTCTCTATACTATATTAAAATTGTATCTAATTTCGTTTGCAACCCAAAATAGTGGTATGCTTGTGCCCATACGGTCGAGTTCTGAGCCTGTATTGTTAATCTTCCCATATGTAAAATCTCTGAAATGAAAAGCATCTACTATTTAACTATTGTCTTTGCCTTTTTTTGTTACAATAAAATGTGGTCGCAAGAAAATGTAATCCACGTAAAGACGTTAACCAAGAATTTTTATGGAAATGGCTCAGTGGCCGTTGGTCTGGATGGGACTGTTTTTGTCAATGAATATGGTACGGCAAATCCAGATATTTCTGGGAGTGGAACCCGTATATTTTCAGTAAGCAAAGAAGGTAAGGTCGATATTATCTCTGATAAAGTAAAAGGTGCCGTGGGCAATACAATGGACAGTGAGGGAAACTATTATTTCAATACTGGAAATTCCTATACTTCAAGTGATTTTATGGTTTTAAAAGATGGTAAAATAACCAAAATCGCAACTCTCGAAGGTTTTTCCGGAGATATTTTGATGGATGAGGCCAATGGCTTTTTTTACATCACCAGCTATACGCACCCTGCTATTAGAAGAGTATCCAAGCAAGGGCAAGTTGAAGATTACGCAAAAGATGAAAGACTAAAAGGCGCAACGGGTATAACTTTTGGTCCTGACAAAGATATGTTTGTAAGTAATTTTACTACGGGCAAGATTTTTAAATTGGACTCCAAAGGTTCAATCGAGGAACTGGCAAGTATTCCAATAGTTTACCCCGGTTATGTTATAGGCTATATCACATATTTTGAAGAAAATCTTTACGCAACAGGATATGGTTCCAACAAGATTTATAAAATAGGAATGGATGGAAAGGTTACAGAATTTGCCGGTTCTGGCGAATACAAAATGGAAGATGGTGCTGCTACAAAAGCCAGTTTTGTGACACCGAATGGTATAGACATTGATACTAAGAACCGAAGACTATATATTTCCCAAAACGGAAATGGTAAACCAGCTTCTTTACGCTATATTGATTTGCCAGAAAAAAAGTAGTCATAACGATGGTTTGATAGAAACCTTGAGCTTTTTGGCCTACAAGATGTAATCAATTGTAAAACTACCTTTTCTAGCTCCTGTAAAAGTACCTCATCATTATTTAGTTGGTTATAGTATATCTGGAAGCTTGCCCTTGGGTTGACCTAATACTTTTATATTTTGAATAACAAAACT
The nucleotide sequence above comes from Flagellimonas sp. HMM57. Encoded proteins:
- a CDS encoding glycoside hydrolase family 172 protein is translated as MRHSVNNNKIFWTAIRKNTIKIGVLFFVVVAILSCEQEKKYISYTDMVNRLIDLQVLAKLPEKGEKSEMWSSYDRDSKIDSVTGEFIDWDANIDGFEPQYIRKEGDNEVLAEMTGPGAIVRIWSASPRKGKVKIYIDGNEEPMVNESFIDYFKPSIPAFDYPELVYETNAKGFNNYVPIPYQKSCKIVAEPGWGQYYHFNYITFPEGTELEAFDPQLTESGKNALNNVNTFFAKNMGEYPHENSSLKNETNKLELAANEKKTAFTLEGEGAIAAIKAKFHIADSSEVAEIMRKTILEIRWDGEDQPSVWTPLGDFFGTSPGWNEYQTLPMGMTKEWAYSYWYMPYGDGAEITLQNYYDGPVSVTLEIAHTELEGDIDDYGRFHAKWHRDLDPVEEERWPDWELLKTKGQGRFLGAHLLVWNPKGGSSDSGGPGHFWWGEGDEKFFVDNEQFPSTFGTGTEDYFGYAWCNPSIFEQAFHSQTQDNDNMGYQPMNRWQITDNIPFQQSFDGYLEKYFPNELPTQYSTVVYWYLNPEGEDVLTAVDANELYGYETPFEVFRKDGVMEAEQLTVASNTGGWVSTDFWAHESLFETVSGHKIMVWFAAKDKANTLKTTFNWPEAGNYKVYANLVQQDDGGTFDIKLNGKALNRLDFRAPKEQKQTKSVLLGEVRLELGQQELEFIWSGDGEFPQALRLDYLELQKV
- a CDS encoding RagB/SusD family nutrient uptake outer membrane protein, whose product is MILKRKYYFFIVSLFFLLPSCEGPLEEETFTQLGPSNFYETAEDAEALLNSVYANARGYRDVLRDYLTFGEMTTDLMISRQGAINANTQPIEDFLFPEDHPWLLSLWAKFYSSIFRANTVLEQVPNIDMDETRRTQIVAEARFLRVFSYYTLHDLFGTVPLILTSETTASDRPSRATREEFDTFMITEFTEVATILPPTQEQYGRATRGAALGLLAKYHLNQKSWQEAADTALEVMDLGVYGIFAQGNRAELFALANQRSNEFIWVFPFPDVPTGDLGNTYLSHAAPPGYQFEFPPKVNFAAQFKLLSSFVDSFAGEDERLDAILFEYTNGGGNLVQLGNDDKRSFKYREDPNGIGDVSGNDFPILRYADILMSRAEALNELQGPNQESIELINQIRTAAGLEAISLADFASKEALRDQILLERSWEFHTEGLRRQDLIRHGKFIQLAQSRGKAAQDYQVLFPLPQTEIDKNPNLEQNPGY
- a CDS encoding arylsulfatase gives rise to the protein MSQTKRPNVIIINADDLGYGDIGIQGATKVKTPTIDRLASEGRRFTDFHSASAVCSPSRYALLTGQYPAKQNFWSPIFLKTPLQVDAKRMTLGSLMKKADYQTAVIGKWHLGFGNEQPIDWNKPLKPGPLELGFDYYYGVPVLNSHPPFVYVENHKVVGLVPDDPMVYGKKANTRYFDEKFGIDEMGGAHEAHKLYKDREVGTHLKDKAVDWIKEHKDNPFFLYFAPTNIHHPFTPAPRFIGTSGAGPYGDFIHELDWMVSEILETLDEEGIADNTLVILTSDNGGMLNRGGQVAMEAGHSLNGPLLGFKFDAWEGGHRVPFIARWPGKVPAGTTSDELLSNVDLFATLAKMIGYKPKKDEGPDSMDMLTALTGNPDKPIREHLLISPSRPKNLAMRKGKWMYISAQGGGGFEDIKLGDHTFGGPAAFPFTGQVNSDIENGKIKDEASPAQLYDLEADPYQSTNVYEKYPDVVKEMEALIKKTLDDK